In bacterium, one genomic interval encodes:
- a CDS encoding HEAT repeat domain-containing protein has translation MKKLYIYFVILILFLSSCYPAPRKRIPLPVPEYYVDEKTEKTIKKNLNEVEEICQNSESLDIVGKSTMTQSARLIDLGKAASPVLVSVIQDKTKNWKFRYWACDLLGYIEDDRNILALIAVIEDSAEQEKIRFCALQAIEEMANPEAVEYLEVAEEIVENATLREEITNVIIKLGIRE, from the coding sequence ATGAAAAAACTCTATATCTATTTTGTTATTTTAATTCTTTTCTTAAGTAGCTGTTACCCTGCTCCCAGGAAAAGAATACCCCTTCCTGTTCCTGAGTACTATGTTGACGAAAAAACAGAGAAGACGATAAAGAAAAATCTTAATGAGGTGGAAGAAATTTGCCAGAATAGCGAAAGTCTGGATATTGTGGGAAAGTCTACAATGACGCAATCGGCAAGGCTGATCGACTTAGGTAAGGCAGCTTCACCGGTGTTAGTCAGCGTGATTCAGGATAAGACTAAAAATTGGAAATTCCGGTATTGGGCTTGTGACTTATTAGGCTATATTGAAGATGATAGAAACATCCTTGCACTCATTGCAGTAATTGAAGACTCTGCTGAACAGGAGAAGATAAGGTTTTGCGCTCTTCAGGCTATAGAAGAAATGGCTAATCCAGAAGCTGTCGAGTATTTGGAAGTAGCAGAAGAGATTGTAGAAAACGCAACTTTAAGGGAGGAAATAACGAACGTTATAATAAAATTAGGGATAAGAGAATAG